In the Flavobacteriales bacterium TMED191 genome, one interval contains:
- a CDS encoding DNA-processing protein DprA, which produces MNIKKAANILTALSIKGNGPSKVKKLICQSRFENLDDLFDISSQNNKDILSETEWQVLREQIMGKLEWSLEIGIQVIPFSSSKYPFYLKQLKDFPLVLFVKGNIESINKNDSIAIVGTRNPTEYTINHGSIICDLISSNVESVISGLAIGCDTIAHKSALKKEVPTVAVLPNGLDSIYPNENYHLAQKIIEQGGALVSEYLVGVKPTRYQFVARDRIQAGLSKMGFLLESSITGGSMHCINKLKKLNRTIGCLKPSEELKENISWSGNKSLYQEKNFFDITPTSNLKNISLKVKSLLNQNKETEFNQKTIFD; this is translated from the coding sequence ATGAATATTAAGAAAGCCGCAAATATTTTGACTGCACTATCGATTAAAGGGAATGGCCCATCTAAGGTAAAGAAATTAATTTGTCAATCAAGATTTGAAAATTTAGACGATTTATTTGATATTTCATCTCAAAATAATAAAGACATATTAAGTGAAACTGAATGGCAAGTTTTAAGAGAACAAATAATGGGGAAACTAGAATGGTCATTAGAAATAGGAATCCAAGTGATACCCTTTTCTTCGAGTAAGTATCCATTTTATTTAAAGCAACTTAAGGATTTCCCTTTAGTTTTATTTGTAAAAGGGAATATCGAATCTATAAATAAGAATGATTCAATAGCAATTGTAGGAACGAGAAATCCTACTGAATATACGATTAATCACGGATCAATTATTTGTGATTTAATCTCCTCTAATGTCGAATCAGTAATAAGTGGTTTGGCAATAGGATGCGATACCATTGCCCATAAATCTGCACTAAAAAAAGAAGTTCCAACTGTAGCTGTGCTTCCTAATGGACTTGATAGTATTTATCCAAATGAAAATTATCATCTAGCTCAAAAGATTATTGAACAAGGTGGGGCACTTGTCTCTGAGTATTTAGTGGGGGTGAAACCAACAAGATATCAATTTGTTGCAAGAGATAGAATTCAAGCAGGATTATCCAAAATGGGGTTTTTATTAGAAAGCTCAATAACTGGCGGTTCTATGCATTGTATTAACAAGCTTAAGAAATTGAATAGAACCATAGGATGTTTGAAACCATCCGAAGAACTCAAGGAAAATATTTCCTGGTCAGGGAATAAATCTCTTTATCAAGAAAAGAACTTTTTTGATATTACGCCCACATCTAATTTAAAAAATATTAGTTTAAAAGTAAAAAGTCTTTTAAATCAAAATAAAGAAACCGAATTTAATCAAAAAACTATTTTTGATTAA